A region of Vitis riparia cultivar Riparia Gloire de Montpellier isolate 1030 chromosome 12, EGFV_Vit.rip_1.0, whole genome shotgun sequence DNA encodes the following proteins:
- the LOC117927110 gene encoding universal stress protein PHOS32-like, which translates to MNPNQSQMEADRPSTLPPVKAIHVQPSSPRFPLSSSNTPTAGANRRIAIAVDLSDESAYAVKWAVQHYLRPGDAVILLHVRPTSVLYGADWGSIDLAVDTDNSTEESQQKLEDDFDTFTSTKASDLAQPLVEAQIPFKIHIVKDHDMKERLCLEVERLGLSAVIMGSRGFGASKRTSKGRLGSVSDYCVHHCVCPVVVVRYPDEKDGGAGAESPGGVAGKAILGEEVELHPVPEEEQEYHDASDEQKDD; encoded by the exons ATGAACCCGAACCAATCGCAGATGGAGGCGGACCGACCGTCGACGCTGCCGCCGGTGAAGGCGATCCACGTGCAGCCGTCATCGCCGCGGTTTCCTTTGTCGTCGTCGAACACGCCCACGGCGGGGGCCAACCGGAGGATAGCAATCGCGGTGGACCTGAGCGACGAGAGCGCCTATGCGGTGAAATGGGCGGTGCAGCACTACCTGCGTCCCGGTGACGCAGTGATCCTCCTCCACGTCCGGCCCACGAGCGTCCTCTACGGCGCGGATTGGGGCTCTATTGACCTCGCCGTGGACACTGATAACAGCACCGAGGAGTCCCAGCAGAAGCTCGAGGACGATTTCGACACTTTCACCTCGACCAAAGCCTCCGATCTGGCGCAGCCGTTGGTCGAGGCTCAGATCCCCTTCAAGATCCATATAGTCAAAGACCACGACATGAAGGAGCGGCTCTGCTTGGAGGTTGAGCGGCTGGGGCTCAGCGCCGTGATTATGGGGAGCCGAGGGTTCGGAGCATCCAAGCGAACTAGCAAGGGACGGCTGGGGAGTGTCAGCGATTACTGTGTGCACCACTGTGTGTGTCCAGTGGTTGTGGTTCGGTATCCCGATGAGAAGGACGGTGGTGCCGGTGCTGAATCCCCCGGCGGTGTGGCGGGCAAGGCGATATTAGGGGAGGAGGTGGAACTTCACCCAGTGCCGGAAGAGGAGCAGGAGTACCACGACGCCTCCGATGAGCAGAAAG ATGATTAA